One part of the Mangrovibacillus cuniculi genome encodes these proteins:
- the opp4C gene encoding oligopeptide ABC transporter permease yields the protein MEPQVNIQTSTPPSTGGTPAQTKGLSPWAIARKKFLRNKLAMGSLVVLLLIAGLSIFAEPLTMPMEETAKQNIMALSKQPGDEYILGTDKQGRDVFARLLHGGKISLTLAFSITSIILIIGSLVGSMAGYFGGKVDAVLMRFVDFVMTFPFLLFVIVVQATFGGGGIISLILVISLLSWGGVARMVRGKIMAEKENEYILAAVSIGCKTHQVILKHLIPNVLSTIIVNGTLILASMIVAETALSFLGFGVPLTTPTWGNMLQEARSPDVLAQKIWIWIPPAAVLTTTILCINFIGEGLKDALNPKSFR from the coding sequence ATGGAACCTCAAGTGAATATACAAACATCTACACCGCCTTCTACTGGTGGTACTCCTGCTCAGACAAAAGGATTATCTCCATGGGCAATCGCAAGAAAGAAATTTTTAAGAAACAAGTTAGCAATGGGATCCCTGGTTGTATTGTTACTTATTGCTGGGTTATCCATATTTGCAGAACCATTAACAATGCCAATGGAAGAAACAGCTAAACAGAACATTATGGCATTAAGTAAACAACCTGGTGATGAATATATCCTAGGAACTGATAAGCAAGGAAGAGATGTGTTTGCAAGACTATTACACGGCGGAAAGATCTCCCTTACGTTAGCATTCTCGATCACTTCAATTATTCTAATCATTGGATCACTAGTTGGTTCAATGGCAGGGTACTTTGGTGGTAAAGTGGATGCTGTGTTAATGAGATTCGTAGACTTTGTCATGACATTCCCATTCTTACTATTCGTAATCGTTGTACAAGCAACGTTCGGTGGTGGGGGAATCATCTCCCTAATCTTAGTAATTAGTTTACTGAGCTGGGGTGGGGTAGCACGTATGGTACGTGGTAAGATCATGGCGGAAAAAGAAAATGAGTACATTTTAGCAGCTGTATCGATTGGATGTAAGACGCACCAAGTTATCTTGAAGCATCTAATTCCAAACGTGCTTTCTACTATTATCGTAAACGGAACCTTAATCCTAGCATCTATGATCGTTGCAGAAACGGCACTTTCTTTCCTAGGCTTCGGTGTTCCACTAACAACGCCAACTTGGGGTAACATGCTGCAAGAAGCAAGAAGCCCAGATGTTCTAGCACAAAAAATCTGGATCTGGATTCCACCAGCAGCAGTATTAACAACAACAATCCTTTGTATCAACTTCATCGGAGAAGGTCTAAAGGACGCACTAAACCCAAAATCTTTCCGTTAA
- a CDS encoding YjbA family protein, with amino-acid sequence MQYLHDVWVNWFEGEENGYNVCHFHEWKREDVIELLDQVPLLYISRDLFEYIENDLSELPALLLEEIYQKSYLRKNHERTTVDYACVLTDGNRIIAIDTIGYQIPIRKSRIIPRHEQLVYEMIQQEEPRRFEIPRNAYKKEHHILSPSPIEMRGLTRKERQLKQLLYMALDHLYTSKNVSELRYWFTEWEPDQYRNIQHLSFEELWTPFYSAIKSGWSKEHVLLCERMIKGQPFFERLWEVETQSVNEKPPLWH; translated from the coding sequence ATGCAGTATCTTCATGACGTATGGGTAAACTGGTTTGAAGGGGAAGAAAACGGTTATAACGTTTGTCATTTTCACGAATGGAAAAGAGAAGATGTCATTGAACTCTTAGATCAAGTACCTCTACTATACATATCAAGAGACCTATTCGAGTATATAGAAAATGACCTTTCAGAGCTTCCGGCATTATTACTAGAAGAAATCTATCAAAAATCATACTTACGGAAAAATCACGAGAGAACAACGGTTGATTACGCATGTGTGCTAACAGATGGGAATCGAATTATAGCGATTGATACGATTGGATATCAGATACCTATTCGTAAAAGCAGAATTATCCCAAGACATGAACAACTGGTGTATGAAATGATTCAACAAGAAGAACCGAGACGATTTGAAATTCCAAGAAACGCGTATAAAAAAGAGCATCATATTTTATCTCCCTCACCAATAGAAATGCGTGGATTAACACGAAAAGAACGTCAATTAAAACAGTTGCTTTATATGGCATTAGATCATCTTTACACAAGCAAAAATGTTTCAGAACTTCGCTACTGGTTTACAGAGTGGGAGCCAGACCAGTACCGCAACATTCAACATCTATCTTTTGAAGAGCTGTGGACACCATTCTATTCAGCAATTAAATCAGGATGGAGCAAAGAACATGTGTTACTTTGTGAAAGAATGATTAAAGGGCAACCTTTCTTCGAGAGACTTTGGGAAGTTGAAACACAGTCCGTAAATGAAAAACCACCGTTATGGCATTAA
- the trpS gene encoding tryptophan--tRNA ligase — protein MMQKIFSGIQPSGTITLGNYIGAMRQFVELQEQYDCYFCIVDQHAITVPQEKKELKKQIRSLAALYVAVGLDPEKVTLFIQSEVPAHAQAGWMLQCSTYMGELERMTQFKDKSEGKASVSAGLFTYPSLQAADILLYQTDLVPVGEDQKQHIELTRDLAERFNNKYNNIFTIPDIRVPEVGARIMSLQDPTKKMSKSDENQKAVIRLLDDPKQLEKKIKSAVTDSEGVIRYDKENKPGVSNLLTIYSILTGRSIDDIVQSYEGKGYGDFKGDLAKVVVDYFTPIQERYHELINSDELDAILDRGAEKANFVANKMVRKMEKALGLGRH, from the coding sequence ATCATGCAAAAGATTTTTTCAGGAATACAACCTAGTGGAACCATTACGTTAGGTAATTACATTGGCGCAATGAGACAGTTTGTGGAACTACAAGAACAATACGACTGTTACTTCTGTATTGTTGATCAACATGCCATAACAGTTCCTCAAGAAAAAAAGGAACTAAAGAAACAAATCAGATCACTTGCAGCTCTATACGTGGCAGTTGGATTAGATCCAGAAAAGGTAACTTTATTTATCCAATCGGAAGTACCAGCCCACGCACAAGCAGGATGGATGTTACAATGTTCCACTTATATGGGTGAATTAGAGCGAATGACACAGTTTAAGGATAAATCAGAAGGCAAAGCTTCTGTATCAGCTGGTTTGTTTACGTACCCTTCTCTTCAAGCAGCTGACATCCTTTTATATCAAACAGACCTAGTTCCTGTTGGGGAAGACCAAAAACAACATATTGAGCTTACAAGAGATCTAGCAGAGCGTTTCAATAACAAGTACAACAATATCTTTACTATTCCAGACATTCGCGTTCCTGAAGTTGGTGCTCGAATTATGTCCTTACAAGATCCTACTAAAAAAATGAGTAAGTCAGATGAAAATCAAAAAGCAGTCATTCGTCTACTGGATGATCCGAAGCAATTAGAAAAGAAAATTAAGAGTGCCGTAACGGATTCAGAAGGTGTTATCCGTTACGACAAAGAGAATAAGCCAGGAGTATCTAACTTACTGACGATCTACTCTATCCTAACAGGACGTTCTATTGACGATATTGTTCAATCTTATGAAGGAAAAGGATATGGAGACTTTAAAGGAGATTTAGCGAAAGTAGTAGTTGATTACTTTACTCCAATTCAAGAAAGATATCATGAACTAATTAATTCAGATGAACTAGATGCGATTTTAGATCGTGGTGCAGAAAAAGCTAACTTTGTAGCTAATAAGATGGTTCGAAAAATGGAAAAGGCGCTTGGGCTTGGGAGACATTAA
- a CDS encoding DUF3899 domain-containing protein: MKSFLYTFSISIFLVFLLVFFSDGGFTLLNFVNTLFYIGGTSAFIGVSIYILSSGFFDLMAYGVKKTFAPKAVLENDDENRYLSELITLPFGFLLWNGLVLLILMGIGIYLLHS; encoded by the coding sequence TTGAAATCTTTTCTTTATACTTTTTCGATTTCCATCTTTCTAGTATTTCTGTTAGTTTTCTTTTCAGATGGAGGATTTACCCTTTTAAATTTTGTCAATACTCTCTTTTATATAGGAGGAACTTCTGCTTTTATAGGTGTTTCCATCTACATTTTATCAAGTGGCTTTTTTGATTTAATGGCATATGGTGTAAAGAAAACATTTGCACCTAAAGCAGTGTTAGAAAATGATGATGAAAATCGATATCTCTCAGAGTTAATCACTCTCCCTTTTGGCTTTTTATTGTGGAACGGATTAGTGTTACTGATCCTAATGGGAATAGGAATTTATCTGTTGCACTCTTGA
- the opp3b gene encoding oligopeptide ABC transporter permease, which produces MVKYIAQRLIYMVITLFLIASFTFFLMQLLPGTPYNNQDKLSDAQIEIMNEKYGLNKSVPEQYALYIGGLVQGDLGVSFQFDNRDVSDLIANRIGPSAILGFQAMFFGTIIGIVLGILGALFQNTWIDYGSTFIAVLGKSIPSFVFAALLQYWIGVKAGWLPVAFWRGPEYSILPTIALAMFPISIAARFMRTELIEVFNSDYIMLARAKGASTFEISVKHALRNALIPLITVLGPLAIGLITGSLVIEKIFSIPGLGEQFVKSIQVNDYPIIMGTTLLFSFLLIVIILVVDILYGIIDPRIRLAGGKKK; this is translated from the coding sequence ATGGTAAAATACATTGCCCAACGTTTAATTTATATGGTTATTACGTTATTTCTAATCGCTTCTTTTACATTCTTCCTCATGCAGTTACTGCCAGGGACACCCTATAATAACCAAGATAAACTATCAGATGCACAAATAGAAATTATGAATGAAAAGTATGGACTTAATAAATCTGTGCCAGAGCAATATGCATTATATATCGGTGGTTTAGTACAAGGTGACCTTGGCGTGTCTTTCCAATTTGATAACCGCGACGTATCTGACCTCATCGCTAATCGCATCGGTCCTTCCGCAATTTTAGGTTTCCAAGCAATGTTCTTTGGTACAATCATCGGAATAGTTCTAGGAATTTTAGGAGCCTTATTTCAGAACACATGGATTGATTATGGTAGTACATTTATTGCGGTTTTAGGTAAATCAATACCTTCATTCGTTTTTGCTGCACTATTACAATACTGGATAGGTGTTAAGGCAGGATGGTTACCTGTAGCATTCTGGAGAGGGCCTGAATATTCGATTCTGCCTACAATAGCTCTTGCAATGTTCCCAATTTCCATTGCTGCTCGTTTTATGAGAACAGAATTAATAGAAGTATTTAATTCTGATTACATCATGTTAGCTAGAGCAAAGGGAGCAAGCACGTTTGAAATTTCTGTTAAGCATGCATTGCGTAATGCGTTAATTCCATTAATTACTGTTCTTGGACCACTAGCTATTGGACTAATCACTGGTTCACTAGTAATTGAGAAAATCTTCTCTATTCCTGGTTTAGGAGAACAGTTCGTAAAATCTATCCAAGTAAATGACTATCCTATAATCATGGGAACAACTTTGCTATTCTCATTCTTATTAATTGTCATTATTCTTGTAGTAGATATTTTATATGGAATTATCGATCCGCGAATTCGTCTAGCGGGAGGTAAAAAGAAATGA
- the opp3C gene encoding oligopeptide ABC transporter permease, with product MSQQNETISKDLFKPAVMTGQDNERIEKPSLNYWQDAWLRLRKNTGAVVSLVIVILLTIMAFAGPYMSPHDSQTQNLAHSNLPPKIPGIENLGIFNGEMEVAGTVQNVYETKGVDAYYWFGTDGLGRDLFSRVWEGTQISLYIAIVAALIDMVIGVAYGGISAYYGGRVDNVLQRIIEVIVGIPNLVIVILMILLLDPGLTSIIIALTITGWVGMARVVRGQTLKLKNQEFVLAAKTLGAKDSTIIFKHLIPNLAGVILINTMFTIPSAIFFEAFLSFIGLGLPEENASLGSLVENGYKTLQFLPHLMVWPSVVISLIMITFNLLADGVRDALDPKMRD from the coding sequence ATGAGTCAACAAAACGAAACAATTTCAAAAGATCTATTTAAACCGGCAGTAATGACTGGTCAAGATAATGAAAGAATTGAGAAGCCAAGTTTAAATTATTGGCAAGATGCATGGCTTCGTTTACGTAAAAATACAGGTGCAGTTGTAAGTTTAGTTATCGTTATATTATTAACGATCATGGCATTTGCAGGGCCTTACATGTCTCCACATGATTCTCAAACGCAAAACTTAGCACATTCCAACTTACCTCCAAAAATCCCTGGTATTGAAAACCTAGGTATCTTTAACGGAGAAATGGAAGTAGCTGGTACAGTCCAAAACGTCTATGAAACAAAAGGTGTGGATGCATACTATTGGTTTGGTACAGATGGTTTAGGACGTGACTTATTCTCCCGTGTTTGGGAAGGTACCCAAATTTCTTTATACATTGCTATCGTTGCCGCACTAATTGATATGGTAATCGGTGTAGCATATGGTGGTATTTCTGCTTACTACGGTGGTAGAGTGGATAATGTTCTGCAACGTATCATTGAAGTTATTGTTGGTATTCCAAACTTAGTAATTGTAATTTTAATGATTCTATTACTAGATCCAGGATTAACTTCAATCATTATTGCCCTAACTATTACCGGTTGGGTAGGTATGGCACGTGTTGTTCGTGGTCAAACATTAAAATTGAAGAACCAAGAGTTTGTTCTTGCTGCCAAGACACTTGGAGCAAAAGATTCTACTATAATTTTCAAACATCTAATTCCTAACTTAGCTGGTGTTATTCTAATCAACACTATGTTTACGATCCCAAGTGCTATTTTCTTCGAAGCATTCTTAAGCTTTATTGGATTAGGATTACCAGAAGAAAATGCTTCTCTAGGGTCATTAGTAGAGAATGGGTATAAAACATTACAGTTCTTACCTCACTTAATGGTGTGGCCTTCTGTAGTAATCAGTTTAATCATGATTACATTTAACTTATTAGCTGACGGAGTGCGTGATGCACTAGATCCAAAAATGCGTGATTAA
- a CDS encoding ABC transporter ATP-binding protein codes for MTNVLEVKDLHISFHTFGGEVQAIRGVDFELKKGETLAIVGESGSGKSVTTKSIMRLLPEQNSEVKSGQILFEGKDLASISEKKMQSVRGKDISMIFQDPMTSLNPTMTIGKQIMEPLLKHQKLSSSEAKARSIELLNLVGIPNAQERFKQYPHQFSGGMRQRVVIAIALACNPKVLIADEPTTALDVTIQAQILELMKDLQKKIDTSIIFITHDLGVVANVADRVAVMYAGKIVEVGTVDEIFYNPKHPYTWGLISSMPSLDATEEELYAIPGTPPDLLSPPKGDAFAPRNPYAMQIDLEKQPPMFKVSDTHYAATWLLHPDAPKVEPPEAVKMRMHKFQGKGE; via the coding sequence ATGACAAACGTTTTAGAAGTAAAAGATCTTCATATTTCTTTCCATACATTCGGTGGAGAAGTACAAGCTATTCGTGGTGTTGACTTTGAATTGAAAAAAGGGGAAACGCTAGCGATCGTTGGAGAATCAGGTTCTGGTAAATCTGTTACGACAAAAAGCATTATGCGTCTTTTACCAGAGCAAAACTCCGAAGTGAAATCAGGTCAAATCCTTTTTGAAGGAAAAGACTTAGCGTCGATTTCTGAAAAGAAAATGCAATCTGTTCGTGGAAAAGATATTTCGATGATTTTCCAAGACCCAATGACATCTCTAAACCCAACGATGACTATCGGTAAGCAGATTATGGAACCATTATTAAAGCATCAAAAATTATCATCATCAGAAGCTAAAGCACGTTCTATTGAATTATTGAACTTAGTAGGTATTCCTAATGCACAAGAGCGTTTTAAGCAATATCCTCACCAATTCTCTGGTGGTATGAGACAACGTGTTGTTATTGCGATTGCTCTTGCTTGTAATCCTAAAGTTCTCATTGCTGATGAACCAACAACAGCATTAGACGTAACAATCCAAGCCCAAATTTTAGAATTAATGAAGGACCTTCAAAAGAAAATTGATACATCCATTATCTTTATTACACATGATTTGGGTGTAGTTGCGAACGTTGCAGATCGCGTAGCAGTAATGTATGCAGGTAAAATTGTAGAAGTTGGAACAGTAGATGAAATCTTCTATAATCCAAAACACCCTTATACATGGGGCCTTATTAGTTCAATGCCTTCTCTAGATGCTACAGAGGAAGAGTTATATGCAATACCAGGAACACCTCCAGACTTATTATCTCCACCTAAAGGAGATGCATTTGCACCTCGTAATCCTTATGCGATGCAAATTGATTTAGAGAAACAACCTCCTATGTTCAAAGTATCTGATACACATTATGCAGCTACTTGGTTATTACACCCAGATGCTCCTAAAGTAGAGCCACCTGAGGCAGTAAAGATGCGCATGCATAAGTTCCAAGGTAAGGGGGAATAA
- a CDS encoding ABC transporter ATP-binding protein translates to MTEQKKLLEIKNLKQHFNIGRPNEVKAVDGISFDIYKGETLGLVGESGCGKSTTGRTIIRLYDATDGEVIYDGENVHGKKSKADLKKFNRKMQMIFQDPYASLNPRMKVEDIIAEGIDIHGLAKSKEERKKMVHDLLETVGLNKEHANRYPHEFSGGQRQRIGIARALAVQPEFIIADEPISALDVSIQAQVVNLMKRLQREKGLTYLFIAHDLSMVKYISDRIGVMYFGKLVELTTAENLYKNPLHPYTQSLLSAIPLPDPDYERQRVRKTYDPKSHGYGEGEEVKMREVAPDHFVLCSESEFKQYQAAYK, encoded by the coding sequence ATGACAGAACAAAAAAAGTTATTAGAAATTAAAAATTTAAAACAACATTTCAATATTGGTAGACCAAACGAAGTAAAAGCAGTTGATGGTATCTCTTTTGATATTTATAAGGGAGAAACATTAGGTTTAGTTGGTGAATCAGGTTGTGGTAAATCCACTACTGGTCGTACAATTATCCGCCTTTATGATGCTACTGATGGAGAAGTAATTTATGACGGTGAAAATGTTCATGGCAAGAAATCTAAAGCAGATTTAAAGAAATTTAACCGTAAAATGCAAATGATCTTCCAAGATCCTTATGCATCATTAAACCCAAGAATGAAAGTGGAAGACATTATCGCGGAAGGTATTGATATTCACGGTCTTGCGAAGTCGAAAGAAGAACGCAAAAAAATGGTTCATGATCTTTTAGAGACGGTAGGGTTAAATAAAGAACACGCGAACAGATACCCACATGAATTCTCTGGTGGACAACGTCAGCGTATCGGGATTGCAAGAGCATTAGCTGTTCAACCTGAATTTATCATCGCGGATGAGCCGATTTCTGCACTTGACGTATCTATCCAAGCGCAAGTAGTTAACTTAATGAAACGACTTCAGCGTGAAAAAGGTCTTACGTATTTATTCATTGCCCATGATTTATCGATGGTTAAATACATTTCAGATCGAATTGGAGTAATGTATTTCGGTAAGTTAGTAGAGCTTACAACAGCGGAGAACTTATACAAAAACCCATTACATCCGTATACTCAATCGCTATTATCAGCAATTCCACTTCCAGACCCAGACTATGAACGTCAACGTGTACGTAAAACATATGACCCTAAGTCTCATGGTTATGGAGAAGGGGAAGAAGTAAAAATGAGAGAAGTAGCGCCTGATCACTTTGTTCTGTGTTCAGAATCAGAATTTAAACAGTATCAAGCTGCTTATAAGTAA
- a CDS encoding GNAT family N-acetyltransferase → MDWYEKLNQYFPVEEMKSKQHMESLLKEKKDVYFKEEGPHHVLMYAEFKHFVFVDYLFVSKDARGQGLGKKLMKFLQDKNKPILLEVEPVDVNDEDTAKRLYFYKRIGFKHADKIGYERKSLATGEVTTMEILYWSPTNASEEEIYEAMKTIYEDIHTYKDEEFYKGKYEDVEQVLSIDEKNKENILKSLD, encoded by the coding sequence ATGGACTGGTATGAAAAACTAAATCAATATTTTCCGGTAGAAGAAATGAAATCAAAGCAACATATGGAGTCTCTCTTAAAAGAAAAAAAAGATGTTTACTTCAAAGAGGAAGGGCCTCATCACGTATTAATGTATGCAGAGTTTAAACATTTTGTATTTGTAGATTATTTATTTGTTTCAAAGGATGCTAGAGGCCAAGGTTTAGGTAAGAAGCTAATGAAGTTTCTTCAAGACAAAAACAAACCTATTTTACTCGAAGTTGAACCTGTAGATGTGAACGACGAAGATACAGCTAAAAGGTTGTATTTTTACAAACGAATAGGCTTTAAGCATGCAGATAAAATTGGCTATGAAAGAAAATCATTAGCTACTGGTGAAGTAACTACAATGGAGATCTTATATTGGTCTCCAACGAATGCAAGTGAAGAAGAGATTTATGAAGCTATGAAGACTATTTATGAGGACATTCATACGTATAAAGATGAAGAATTCTATAAAGGGAAATATGAAGATGTTGAACAAGTATTATCCATTGACGAAAAGAATAAGGAAAATATTTTGAAATCTTTAGACTGA
- the spxA gene encoding transcriptional regulator SpxA produces the protein MVTLYTSPSCTSCRKAKAWLEEHDIPYTERNIFSESMSLDEIKEILRMTEDGTDEIISTRSKTFQKLNVDLDSLPLQQLYEIIQGNPGLLRRPIIIDEKRLQVGYNEDEIRRFLPRKVRTYQLMEARKMVN, from the coding sequence ATGGTAACATTGTACACTTCACCAAGTTGCACATCTTGTCGCAAAGCGAAAGCATGGTTAGAAGAACATGATATTCCATATACAGAAAGAAATATTTTCTCAGAGTCTATGTCATTAGATGAGATTAAAGAGATTTTACGTATGACGGAAGATGGAACAGATGAGATTATCTCTACACGTTCTAAAACGTTCCAAAAGCTTAACGTAGATTTAGATAGTTTGCCACTTCAACAATTGTATGAGATCATTCAAGGTAATCCTGGTCTTTTACGTCGTCCAATTATTATTGATGAAAAAAGACTGCAAGTAGGGTACAATGAAGATGAAATTCGTCGTTTCTTACCTCGTAAAGTAAGAACGTATCAATTGATGGAAGCAAGAAAAATGGTCAACTAA
- the mecA gene encoding adaptor protein MecA has protein sequence MEIERINDNTVKFYVSYMDIEERGFDREEIWYNRDKSEELFWEMMDEVHQEEEFTVEGPLWIQVQALDKGLEILVTRAHMTKDGQRFELPVPEEKLKDIGVDGQIEDFLDEHFQMKSHGQDDSSFEFMLQFADFEDIISLSKRPGLEFVQTSLYAANNKYYLYVEFPEDDFTEDLIEDTLSILLEYGRESHTTVHWLQEYGKTVMKEDVFSQVQNFFA, from the coding sequence ATGGAAATCGAACGTATTAATGATAACACAGTAAAGTTTTACGTCTCTTACATGGATATTGAAGAGAGAGGTTTTGATCGAGAAGAAATTTGGTACAACCGAGATAAGAGTGAAGAATTATTTTGGGAAATGATGGATGAAGTGCATCAAGAAGAGGAATTTACAGTGGAAGGCCCACTATGGATACAAGTTCAAGCATTAGATAAAGGCTTAGAAATACTTGTTACTCGAGCACATATGACGAAAGATGGTCAACGGTTTGAGTTACCTGTACCAGAGGAAAAGCTAAAAGATATTGGTGTGGATGGTCAAATTGAAGATTTCTTAGATGAGCATTTCCAAATGAAAAGCCACGGACAGGATGATTCATCCTTTGAGTTTATGTTACAGTTCGCTGACTTTGAAGATATTATCTCATTATCCAAACGACCAGGACTAGAATTTGTTCAAACATCCCTTTATGCGGCAAATAATAAATATTATTTATATGTGGAATTCCCAGAGGACGACTTTACAGAGGACTTAATTGAAGATACTCTAAGTATCCTATTAGAATATGGTAGAGAATCACACACAACCGTACACTGGTTACAAGAGTATGGTAAAACGGTTATGAAAGAAGATGTCTTTTCACAAGTTCAAAACTTTTTTGCATAA
- the cls gene encoding cardiolipin synthase, with amino-acid sequence MKNTFRVILFGLAIGLFYFAIRDFLPFDWTNYVSLALTMMVIIIGFIIFFENRHPTQTLTWLVVLGAFPLLGFIFYLLFGRSYRKEKTFKQKYILDQKWVKKYFTSTTHELLDLPSSKRHQNFYQLTQKLSQSPITFATETKVLTDGKETFSTIIEELEKAQHHIHFQYYIVRNDELGNKIGDILKRKAESGVQVRFMYDAVGSWSLSKKYLTRLKHSGVEVVAFNPVYLPFLNNKFNYRNHRKIIVIDGDTGFMGGLNVGDEYLGKNSDFGYWRDTHLLLKGEGVRNLQLIFFQDWFYMTNESFLTPGYLQSNSKDSLASQGGVQLIAGGPDSEWSTMKNLFFSMITSAKKSVWIASPYFIPDDDIFTALKVAALSGIDVKLLVPAKPDKRIVFHASRSYFPELMEAGGKVYEYERGFMHSKILMIDDDFASIGTANMDMRSFHLNFEVNAFLYETESIKTLRSDFQHDLSYSKELDLELFNKRHVGYRVLESTSRLLSPLL; translated from the coding sequence ATGAAAAATACGTTTCGTGTTATATTATTTGGTTTAGCGATTGGATTATTTTATTTTGCAATTAGAGATTTTTTACCATTTGATTGGACAAACTATGTTAGTTTAGCTTTAACTATGATGGTCATTATTATTGGGTTTATTATCTTTTTTGAAAATCGTCATCCTACTCAGACACTTACATGGCTTGTTGTACTAGGAGCTTTTCCTTTGCTAGGGTTTATTTTTTACTTATTATTTGGTCGAAGTTATCGTAAAGAAAAAACGTTTAAGCAGAAATATATATTGGACCAAAAGTGGGTAAAGAAATATTTTACAAGTACCACTCATGAGTTACTGGATTTACCTTCTTCCAAAAGGCATCAAAACTTCTACCAGTTAACTCAAAAATTAAGCCAGTCACCTATTACTTTTGCAACAGAAACAAAGGTTTTGACAGATGGGAAAGAGACTTTTTCTACAATTATAGAAGAATTAGAAAAGGCACAACACCATATTCATTTCCAATACTACATTGTGCGAAATGATGAGTTAGGTAATAAAATTGGCGATATCTTAAAGAGGAAGGCAGAAAGCGGTGTGCAAGTCCGTTTTATGTATGATGCAGTAGGGTCTTGGAGTTTGTCCAAAAAATATCTTACTAGACTAAAACATTCAGGTGTAGAGGTTGTTGCTTTCAATCCAGTATATTTACCTTTTTTAAACAACAAATTTAATTATCGTAACCACCGTAAAATCATTGTTATCGATGGAGATACAGGGTTTATGGGTGGCTTAAATGTTGGGGATGAATATCTTGGTAAGAATTCAGACTTTGGATATTGGAGAGATACTCATTTACTATTAAAGGGTGAGGGTGTAAGAAATCTTCAATTAATTTTCTTCCAAGATTGGTTTTATATGACGAATGAGAGCTTTTTAACGCCAGGTTACCTTCAATCAAATAGCAAAGACTCTTTAGCTTCGCAAGGTGGGGTTCAATTGATTGCAGGTGGCCCAGATAGTGAATGGAGTACAATGAAGAATTTATTTTTCTCCATGATTACTTCTGCTAAAAAGTCAGTGTGGATTGCATCACCTTATTTCATACCAGATGATGACATCTTTACAGCTTTAAAAGTAGCTGCGTTATCTGGTATTGACGTAAAACTGTTAGTACCCGCTAAACCAGACAAACGAATCGTCTTTCATGCTTCTAGATCGTATTTTCCAGAACTTATGGAGGCAGGAGGCAAGGTGTATGAATATGAAAGAGGTTTTATGCACAGTAAGATCTTAATGATTGATGATGATTTTGCTTCCATCGGTACGGCTAATATGGATATGAGGAGCTTTCACTTAAATTTCGAGGTAAATGCGTTCCTTTATGAAACAGAAAGTATTAAAACACTCAGATCTGATTTCCAGCACGACCTGTCGTATAGCAAAGAGTTAGACCTTGAGCTTTTTAATAAACGACATGTAGGCTATCGTGTTCTAGAATCAACGTCTAGACTTCTTTCTCCACTTTTATAA